The following DNA comes from Candidatus Peregrinibacteria bacterium.
ATGCAGGAGTGACTCTGGAAGATCGGGCAAAAGCAGTATTTTTTCGCTCACGAACAGATCAAACCTCTTCGTATCAAGCAGATCTTTTTCACACAGATTCTTTTTTTTCGGATAACAAAAATACACAAACCATTGACGACAGCAATGATGAACAGGGATTGGGATTTATTGGATATGATCCCCCCGAAGAAGCAGGGGTTCTTCATCATTTTGAAATAGAAATTGAACCAAGTGAAGGAGATGAGGTTCATATTGGAAGAGATTACAATCTCACTATTCGTGCAGTTGACGCAGATGGTATAGTGGTGACGAATTACGAAGGAACGGTAGTACTCGCATCAACAAAAGGAGTTTCTCTTCCGGGAGGAGGCGCGGGAAATTCTGGAAATATGGTTTTTTCTGCCAAAAATATGGGAGTGGTGACCGCATCTCTCGCCATAAGATTTAGTGAGGTTGGGGAACAAACTATTACTGCATATGAATTGGATCTCGATACAGGAGGGGTAACAAACATCATAGGAAAAAAAACAATTACTGTTGTCGAGTCGTGTACGAACGGAAATTGTGACCCAGAAGGTAAAGACCCATCCGGTCCAGAGAAGGATATTGTTATTGCCACTCCTTCTGGTGGGACAACCTTGGGAACAACAGTTCCTATTGCAGGAACGGCTAGTCTCTCAGGAGAAGTGCGTGCGTTCGTAGATAATATTGCGCTCGCAACATTTCCTGTTGAAAAAAATGGATCATTCGCCGGAACGATTTCTGTTCTCACAACAGGGGGGCACGTTCTTGTTGTGAAAGATTCTGCCAATCCTGAAAAGGTGTCTGACCCCATCTCGTTTAATGTGCGCAATACCCCTCCAGCACTTCTCGATTTTTCGGTCACTCCAACGGGAACATTTTCTCCCGGAGAAGTTGCCTCTGTCACCGTGGTCTCGCAAGCAAATCTTCAAGAAGTCAAAATATCTCTGACCGGAGACAGCGTTGATACAAGAAGTTTTTCCCTTTTGGAATCTGAAAGTAATCCGGGGAATTATAAGTCTTCTTTCGCCGTTCCTGCAGAATCAGGAACGTACATTCTTTCTGTGCGTCTAAAAGACAGTTTTGGGCTCATCTCTGAACCAAATATTACAAAGAGTGTTGTTGTTCAGAAAGAGGCTTCGACTCCTATTCCACAAAATGTTGTGGCAGAAGGAGGGGATCGAGAAATTAAGTTTTCGTGGTCGATTTCTTCTGAAGAAGAATCTTCTGTTTCAAAATTTGAGATTTTCCGAGGAAATGATGAAGAAGATATGAAAAAAGTATCGGAAACTCTTGGAACAGCACGAGAAAAAATCTTTTCCAACCTCGAAAAC
Coding sequences within:
- a CDS encoding Ig-like domain-containing protein, yielding MSYEKIHGKKPPKMTLKTKLFFLFFFALLFSPQGVLATNSLRIVATDTISGYSSAIRTSLGNPRDRVIFRIEKPDGSLIELEGKADEAGVAKIDFLGYHTKEVGIYHVTAYVGDTQFSDTFEVFPDVTSPIHSQVMAIKDSAEANGADTIKIRVTLRDRNGNPISNHFVDLISSRASENIDPLGNGATNAFGEIYFYVTSSEDGISYFSALDRNAGVTLEDRAKAVFFRSRTDQTSSYQADLFHTDSFFSDNKNTQTIDDSNDEQGLGFIGYDPPEEAGVLHHFEIEIEPSEGDEVHIGRDYNLTIRAVDADGIVVTNYEGTVVLASTKGVSLPGGGAGNSGNMVFSAKNMGVVTASLAIRFSEVGEQTITAYELDLDTGGVTNIIGKKTITVVESCTNGNCDPEGKDPSGPEKDIVIATPSGGTTLGTTVPIAGTASLSGEVRAFVDNIALATFPVEKNGSFAGTISVLTTGGHVLVVKDSANPEKVSDPISFNVRNTPPALLDFSVTPTGTFSPGEVASVTVVSQANLQEVKISLTGDSVDTRSFSLLESESNPGNYKSSFAVPAESGTYILSVRLKDSFGLISEPNITKSVVVQKEASTPIPQNVVAEGGDREIKFSWSISSEEESSVSKFEIFRGNDEEDMKKVSETLGTAREKIFSNLENDTMYFLRIRAIDKEGKEGEFSKTVSATPEGADIIIPPDIPSLSLQAEAGDGKVKLTWGDPLQKTDRFVVRFGIESEKYREQFSVDGETRSVIVDDLVNGIPYYFSLQPFDKDGIFTGDKYEEKSAQPLFSGVRPPIHGAPPINPPPVLERENGTEEVAGKNGPEHIFLLFIGLSFALAMFSFQRSLVLFRVE